In the genome of Apium graveolens cultivar Ventura unplaced genomic scaffold, ASM990537v1 ctg6396, whole genome shotgun sequence, one region contains:
- the LOC141703259 gene encoding uncharacterized protein LOC141703259: MVPVEVGSGSLHRDRYTEEDVEVNQRLHLDLLEETRENSQLRLAAYQQRAARYYNKKVKGQLLKVGDLVLRKVMPNTRNAQHGVFGANWEGPYKIKAILWK; encoded by the coding sequence atggtccccgtggaaGTTGGTTCGGGATCGCTTCACAGAGACCGGTACACAGAGGAAGATGTCgaggttaatcaaaggcttcatttgGATCTCTTGGAGGAGACAAGGGAAAATTCTCAGCTAAGGCTCGCAGCGTATCAACAACGTGccgcaaggtattataacaagaaggtaaagggacaATTGCTAAAGGTGGGAGATTTGGTACTTAGGAAAGTGATGCCCAATACGAGGAACGCccaacatggagtgtttggagctaattgggaaggaccatacaaaaTAAAGGCCATCTTGTGGAAATGA